Within Lolium rigidum isolate FL_2022 chromosome 5, APGP_CSIRO_Lrig_0.1, whole genome shotgun sequence, the genomic segment gagaggatctgccgagggacacacaatcaacttagccagaaccaccgcaagtctagagctaggtcatacgAAATCTTAGCTTCTCAACGAGATCTTAGTCTTAgcattcggctaccccattgtaacccgatagttccaataatcaagatcaggcaagcatgaagtaagggttttacctcatcgagtgccccgaacctaggtaaatatctctccccgtttgtttggtatgcgatgtctcgtgtcagcttgcaggattccgtcaaccctaagccccaaaaggtgggcattgccgaggagtaccctcgacacgtgGCGTGGACGCGCGGCATAACAGCGCGACGCCCTGCAGCAGCACGGAGGGTGGCGGACGATGGTTTCCTCTCGGTTGATGGCGGCCGCATCCGTCGTCATCTGGGAGGGAGGGCGGCGAGCGGTGCAGACTTCGTGGCTGGTTCCCGGCAGAGTCTGTGTGGTGACAAGGCTGCTAGGTCTCGTCTACGGGCCTAGGCACATCATGGTTGGCATGCATCCATCGAGTCTCTCTCGGGTGGCTGCATCATGGATCGAATGGTGGTGATGTTGTTGGATATGTGCCCTAGAGGTGaataaataaagatgttttattgtaATATATATTTCGTAATAAGTTTTATGCAATGATATAACTGTATTAAGTAGAAGCTTTAATACACGTGTGGTATGTAAACAAAACCTTAGCCATTTGTCACCAAAGCTATTTTTATTATGTGGCATATTTAGCTTTTAGCAACACTATGGCTGCTCTTATGTCATCATTTTTCTCAATGAACGGATGGTGGAGCAAGGTCTCCGACCCCCGCTTCACACATGTTTCACTTCAATAAAATATCACACTCTCCAATCTTTTTTGTTAActcgaatttagtataaagttgtactaaattctAATCAATTAAAAGGAGTAGGAGGGAAGGGAGTCCCTGttgaccaccaaaacccaccgacgagtagcgacgggcaacacgtagagccgggaggctcccagaactgcggtaggccctggtccctcgggcgacgacccgcaatgctccggcacgcgcgtccgatgctggtgcaagggcgtgccacctgacctatacctggtcaggaaggtgatggattgcttcgcttagtttcctgcatggcatacacgtaaacattaaatacgagcctcgatcggctctcaggttgtcctgtgaatcggctcaaggagccgatccacccatgatccgtatgagatctacgataacatggtggtcctgcttgatcaatattaagttaaaacgacctacgacgatttagggttttcaccacataaccggaacgtcctacacgtaattgagcctggcagccacgcaggatgataataaaccagcccaagataaggcctaaaaaccaacgtggagtTGATTCTCGGAACATCttctctagggctagcaaactataccctacgtgctactggatccttcaacccatttgcaagacctaactatgtagatatcaaactaatccttgaagaacaaggagcaatcataacggatcggatctactaaacaaggatcaagcaaggtgctgcccttacacctaaaataggtgtaaaggcagctagacgTCTAGGGGATAGCATAGATAAAAGCATATATCAAggtaaaacaatgctaaccctaacacatctacgataactacgttgctcgccatcaacaaggcttcaacacgagcaacgcatgaacaacgaataaacgtgatactgcctagatcgcgagatgcgatctaggcagcatggtgcttacccggaagaaaccctcgaaacaaggggtgacgatgcgcctagattggtttgttgtgaacgtgatcgtcctctatCTCAATAACCCTACATACATATTTAtaatccgtagactttctaacgtgggaataatcccaaccgtgtacgagccaaattctaccttttaatcctaaccgacacgtatcctactatatttacagatacatgggcaaactagcccaaactcttgtacaaggccgattcatgtatattttCCGTGTATATTCTCCAAGTCCATCTTAATCACGGCACACCTCTGacccggttaaattctggtgataacagtcccTCTATTCAAAATCTTCTTTTTTAGAAAGCTATGCTGGTTCCGGTAAGAAAAAGAAGGGTGTGTGTGTGTCACCTCAGAAAAATGCAACTGTAGTTTAAAGAAAAGTGTAACTCgatctagttgcacatttctaatagaaaagtgcaattgcactcttTTAACAGAAAAGTACAACTCAGACACTTTTTTATAAATAATTTAGatctaagaaaatctcagttatcTGAGACGTAGCAAAACCGGAAAAAGAAACGACGTGGTTAGCGGTGAAGCCGTACGTTCTGGCGGTAGAAAAGTTGGCGAAGCTTGTACGCATGAACAACCACGGCTGGCTGAAGACAAAGTTGCAGATCCCAGCGATGACGCAAAACAAATTGAAGTAACCGTTCACCTCGAACAGCCGTGTCTCGGTCCACTAACCCAGTGATTCTGAATCGACCAACTCGACTCGATTACTCGTGAGAAAGTTCCCGGCCAGCACTCTCTCTCCAAGCCGGCACGCAATCGCCGACAGCTACCGCTACCAACACACTTTCAGAGTACCACGCTGCCGACAGTTGCCAAACTCGGAACGACTCCAGAGTCCCGAGCGATCTCGGCACCTTCCGATCGCGACATGGCTGAATAAGTTAACAGTTGACCATTTCGAGCTAATTACATGGTTTATTTCGCTACACAAATACATCCAAGTGCCAAACATTGTACAAATGAAATGGTGGATCTTGCTTGCTACCTAGTAGTGATGTGTTTGCCAATCGTCTAATAATTCTATTTACAAGATGGAGTATACAATGCTACTAGATCACCACATCCATGGCGTTAATTAATTAACTAACCTAGGTAGGAGTATGTGTGTATTGGCTAGAGCTGAGCTAATTAAGCTACCAATTAAAGAATAGCGCAGCGCATGCAGATGGGTGTTGTTGACGCCACCGCATGCGCTGTGTTGGCTGACCCGTGTACTTATGTACCTGCGCGGCTGCGCGAGCTGAACCATCCGGCTAGTCTATCGAAGGGCGTACATCACTGGGGCGGCGGCTGGCCGGCGTCGGTGGCCGCCGCCATGTCGCGCTCGTGCGGCCAGGGGATGAGGCACTCGGGCGGGAAGCAGCACTCGCACTTCCCGGCGCACCGCCGCGGCCACTCGCTCGCCGGCGGCATCGTCTGCGGCTCATCCGCGGCCGTCATGGCCATGGTAGGGTCGGCGGCCGGCGCGTCGACGGCGACTTCGTCGTCGTAGGGCGCGGCGGCGTCGTGGAGCGGGCCCCAGCACTCGACGCGGTTGAAGCGCGGGAGGTTGGAGTGGAAGTAGACCCACACCgtggcctcctccagctccgggTGGCTGCTGAACAGGCTGCCGTCGCCGTGCACGAACGCCTTCAGAACCTGCATACGTGAAGCAGAGTCATCAGAGGATAACACTAGAACTTGTACAAGTATTTCCATGAAACTCCGCACATTTTCATCTGAGAATCCGTACGAGAACAGAATAATGGTGACACGGCATCAATAAAGGATGCCCATGTCTCAACATGTTTTTGAGAGACACCGTTCGTCCATGGAGTTGTGGTCCAACGTCGGTAACCTACCACGGGTAGCTCCTTGCGGAAGATGTAGTAGCGGAGCGGCGCGATGAGGTCGAGGAGGAAGTGGCCGCCGGAGATGTGGCAGTGGACGTGCAGCGACATGGCGCCCTGCACCTTCTTCCACTCGGCCACCACCTCGTCCCGCTGCAGCCTGTTGTACCAGCCCTGCAGCTGCGCGGCGTGGATGGTGTGCGACACCGCCAGCGTGAGGCGCGCCGTGACGTCGCTGTGGGTGAGCGTGTAGGTCCGCGGCAGCTTCCCCGGGTGCTTCGagttctcctcctccacccccacgAACAGCACCTTGAGCTTCGACGCCTCGAAGATGGCCGGACCGAACAGGCGCGCCCTCTGCGTCACacaaaaaacagagcatccagttCGTCAGCCGATCGAGTCACTCAACAGCAGACCAAAGAGATTGTCTATCCAGATGGTTCTTACCGGCACGACGAATCGCTTCCGCCGCCCGAGCACGAGCACGGAGCTGGCGCCGCCATGCCGGCGCTGCTGCTGAAGCTGCTTGAGCTGGGAGAGCGGGAGCAGGGACATGGTGGAAGCGGCAGTGGCCATGTCTGCCCTCCTTGGATCAGGCTCTCTGCTTCCACCTCGGAGGCTAACCAAAAGTAGGAGCTGAACCAGATGCCAAGAAAGGAACCCTATGAACTAGGTAGGATGGGCTCGATCGCGCAGGGTCGCCGGCTAGTTAACCGGCGTGGAGCAAAGGGCACGGTGTAGCTTGCACGCCTCAACCGGAAGAAATTAAGCAACGACCAGATCGATCCAGTAGCCCCAAGACTGCAGGAGAGAGCGGTAGATCGATCGGTGGAATCGCGTGTGCGTGCGGCACTGGCAAAAGGGAGAGCTCAATTGGATTCGTCGTTTGTTCCCCAAGTGGCTACTGATTGGATGGGGCAGCAGGTTTTGGGGAGTTATAGGAGGGCGGTTAGGGTCAAGGAAGCGACagtaggtggtggtggtggagtgaGGGCTCGGGAAACGTCGCGGTTGTGTGTGGGAGCCGGCAAACGAAGAAGAAGCTCTGGATGCTCTCCGTCTCTCTTGTCCTCGGCGTTTCATCggaccggagcggaggaaaaagcGGCAAGCGATGGCGTGTCGGGGACTGGGAGCGGGGAGAAACTAACGGGATCCGTCCATCTCCCATGATTTTGGCACGTCCACGTTTGCGCCAGCGTGGAAGAACGCATGTGTGTTTTTCTTGTTATGGCAGGTGGCGCCTCCTTGTTGGTGCTTGACACACGCTTCAGTTAACCATGGTTTACCTCGGGTTAGAACACTAGATACTCTTTTGCGGTGGTACCCATGTGTCAGCCACATCTGGCATTAGGAAAACAGGTAATTTAGCTAGATATTGTGGATTTTATTGTTCAATATTTTTACCAGAGTAGTTTAGTAAGATCTCTTTGGCTAGGTTATCGACGTATCCTGTGAAACTGACCTACTGGTGCACCAGCTGAACCCGTGCCACTTGAGCTGTTAGATTTAAAAGTAAGGGACATGATCCATCGAGCTGGTCGCCTGCTGACACATTTCTACAAGGGACCTTCTAGTGTCTCAGATTACAACAAATCATCCTCGCCGAACACAATTTGTCTCTTGCTCTTTATCTCATGtacctctctatctctctctctcaccggcCATGGATGAAGCTCCTCCTGGAACACCACACAAGCTAGGGTTAAGAAAATTGGGAATCGCCTCCCCCCTTAtactttacctatctctctctctcaccgacAATGAAGCACTGGTGCCTAGATTCCAAATCACCCAGACCAGCGGGCCAAAAAATTTGGGAGCTTAAGAAAATAGAATCCACCAAAATCAGATGAGAAGTTGTAGCTTGAACAACTCAGTTCGTGCGGTTGAAGGGAGACATATCTCGATTGGTATAGGATAGGTAGCAAACGAAAGGAAATTTCTTAATCTGGCTCGCGTTCGTGGAAGATCTAAGAAGCTTTCCCTTATTCGCTAAATTTAGTGGGTCTAAAAGGTCCAATTTGTAAAATGTACCGCCAGCCCACCTCCTAACAGGATCAAGTCCCTCTATTTCAATCCAAGGGACCACTTTCTAGGGGTGCAGCAGGTGCATAAATTCTATCGTTTCATCGGATACGTTCTCGCTCGCTCCGCTAGTCATGCATGGTGGTGTTATCTCAAATAAAAGTTCTACGGCTCCAATCACATCTGGGTGATGCTTGGTCTCGTGTTGCTAGGGAGTttggtagttttttttttcaaaatcagaaacaaaagttttgcctaatctcAATAATTAATAAAGAATTTTGAGTCGTTGGCCGACTCCGATAATAAGGGAGTAAACCGGCACTCTTGCATTGCGTTTAGGCCCACCTTGCCTGGTGTTAATCTCGGGTGCTTGAAACCAAGACTAAGTGCTCTCCCAAAACCAATTGGAATGGTAGCATTTGAAAAAAAAAGTGTCGTGCTCTCGGGTGCTTGCTTCCAAAGTTGGCAAAGGGCGCAGCTCGGACATCCTCTTCTCTCAAGCATGCCAGCTATCCACACATTGTTTTGGGTAGTAAACAAGCAAAGAGCTTGCACTTAGGGGCGTCCAATTTTCCGGcacacaagggctcgtgcgagtgGATTCTGCTCCAACGAGCTAGATGTTTTAGGCCGACTTGGAGGAGTATTCACCCAAAGTCATCAACGGATGAGTGATGTCATAGGTCAAGCCCTCGTTGAGGTGGATGTCGCGAAGCAAGGTCCAAAGCTTGATAAATTCTgcgaggtgcttgataatccccaAGAGTAGGGGATCACTATAGCACCTCTCAATGTGGAAGTATGGGTATCGAACCACGTGAGCAAGAAGGAAAATATATTTAATCTCTCCAACTAGAGTACCACAACTGTAGTTGCCTATGCACTAAGAAAAAACAAACTAACGAAGAGGTTTAACTTGATGCttcaaagtaaaacaaaacagaaaatgcaAAAGTGTCTCGATCCTCTAAATGCAAGAGAAAAAGATGTATGCTtc encodes:
- the LOC124654598 gene encoding protein STAY-GREEN, chloroplastic-like; protein product: MATAASTMSLLPLSQLKQLQQQRRHGGASSVLVLGRRKRFVVPRARLFGPAIFEASKLKVLFVGVEEENSKHPGKLPRTYTLTHSDVTARLTLAVSHTIHAAQLQGWYNRLQRDEVVAEWKKVQGAMSLHVHCHISGGHFLLDLIAPLRYYIFRKELPVVLKAFVHGDGSLFSSHPELEEATVWVYFHSNLPRFNRVECWGPLHDAAAPYDDEVAVDAPAADPTMAMTAADEPQTMPPASEWPRRCAGKCECCFPPECLIPWPHERDMAAATDAGQPPPQ